The DNA segment GGCAGATATTAAGTCTGCTGGTTGAGCCGATTAAGCATGATCTGAGTTTAAGCGATACCGAGATCAGCGTGCTGCAAGGCTTGGCTTTTGCAGTTTTTATGGGGATTGGCGGTTTGCCGATTGGAAGGTTGATCGATCGTAGTCGGCGCATGAGCATCATCACGGCTGGTGTCGCTTTTTGGAGTGTGATGACAGCGGCCTGTGGCCTAGTGAAAGGCTATACGGGATTGCTGCTCTGCCGTATGGGGGTTGGGCTTGGGGAGTCAACGCTGACCCCTGCCGCGTATTCGGTGATCAGTGATAGTGTCTCGCCGCGACGACTTGGGCTCGCCATCGGGGTTTATTCGATGGGCGTTTATATCGGCGCAGGGCTAGCCTTGATTATTGGCGGCGCAGTGATTGCAAGACTGCCTGTCGATACAATGATTTTACCGCTATTGGGCGAGATGCGTCCGTGGCAAGTCGTCTTTGTTGCAGTAGGTTTACCGGGGCTAGTGGTTGCCTTGCTCATGATGACGGTTCGTGAGCCGATGCGACGTCATGATGAGTCTTTCGCGGTGAAAATACCGTTAAGCCAAGTCTTTCATTATCTGCGTGAACATCGTTTCGCATTCACCAGTCTAATTTTATGTCAGTCCTTCGCTGCGATGTCCTCTTATACCTTGAATGCATGGGCACCCAGTTTCTTTATCCGCAGTTATGGCTGGAGTGCTGCACAGACTGGACATGCTTATGGGATAACCATCGTGGTCAGCGGCATGCTGGGTGTAGTGTCGGGTGGCTTCCTAGGGGATCATTTGGTGGCAAAGGGATTTGTGGGTGGGCGAATGAGCCTCATGGGCGCTGCTATGATCTGTGCGATTCCCTTCGCGGCCTCTGCACCATTGATGGCTAATCCGCATGCTGCCTTGCTGATGTTGGGTGTGATCACGTTCTTGATCACACTTGCCATTGGTACAGGACCGACGGCGCTGCAAGAGTTATTGCCGAATCGCATGCGGGGGACGGTGAATGCTATGGCAGTACTTACGGTAAATCTGATTGGTCTTGGGCTGGGACCGACCATCGTGGCGTTACTCACGGATTATGTTTTTGCTGATCCATTGAAACTGCGCGATGCCTTGGCTTGGGCGGTACCAATGATGATGCTTGTTGCGGCGATTTTTGCAGGTTTGAGTCTGAAGCCTTATGCACGCAGTCGCAGCCAGCGTTTATTAACCCAACAGCCTGTTGAAAATGCGTGAGTTATATGGATGCCAAAGATTTATTTAATTCGCCATGGGCGCGCCCAAGCGAACAGTCGCGATGATAACAATCCTGCATTGGACTCTTTAGGACATCAGCAGGCGATGGACATCGTACGCGATTTAGAAGGCTTAGCACCGTGTCCGATCTGGGTCAGTCCGCTGCGTCGTTGTCGACAAACGGCCGCACCGCTAGCATATAAGTGGTCGATTAGTCCCATTATCGAGCCTTATGTCAGTGAAGTGCCTTCGCCCATGCAAGAGCCTGTTAGTCGTTCCGCTTGGCTCATGCGGATGTTAGATCGGTCGTGGTTGGAGATGGCGGCAGATGGAGAGCAATTGGCGGTGGGATATGCCGACCTACTCCATACTTGGCGTCAGCGGATCTACGATGTGGTGCTGAGCTGCCGGCAAGATACCGTGATTTATAGCCATTTCTTTGTGATCAACTCATTGATCGCAGAGGCGACTAGTAATGATCGAGTTGCCTGCGCTATGTTGGATTCTGCCTCGATCTCGGTACTTGATCTTGAGAACTACACGCTCAGGCTTGATCGGATGGGTAAACAAATGGTCAGTCATCTGCATTAAACTGATGACTGACCACTTTGTTTATGCGGATTTATTTCTCAACAAATGCCCGTTCGATGACATAGTCGCCTGGTGCATGACTGGTGCCTTCGACAAAACCACGTGCCTCTAAGATCTCGACCAGATCCTTGAGCATACTCGGGCTGCCGCAGATCATGATGCGGTCTGTCTCTGGGTTAAACGGTGGCAATCCGATGTCTTCAAAGAGTTTGCCCGATTCAATCAGATCGGTTAAACGTCCTTGTTTTTCAAAGTCTTCACGGGTGACCGTCGGGTAATAGATCAATTGATTGCGGATTAGATCCCCAAAGTGCTCATGAGCTGGCAGGTCTTCTGTGATGTGTTCAAAATAACCCAATTCATTTTTCCAGCGTACGCCGTGGGTGAGGATAATTTTTT comes from the Aquirhabdus parva genome and includes:
- a CDS encoding histidine phosphatase family protein produces the protein MPKIYLIRHGRAQANSRDDNNPALDSLGHQQAMDIVRDLEGLAPCPIWVSPLRRCRQTAAPLAYKWSISPIIEPYVSEVPSPMQEPVSRSAWLMRMLDRSWLEMAADGEQLAVGYADLLHTWRQRIYDVVLSCRQDTVIYSHFFVINSLIAEATSNDRVACAMLDSASISVLDLENYTLRLDRMGKQMVSHLH
- a CDS encoding spinster family MFS transporter; translation: MNLHHNLTKSRLRAAYLVALLTLAYTLSFIDRQILSLLVEPIKHDLSLSDTEISVLQGLAFAVFMGIGGLPIGRLIDRSRRMSIITAGVAFWSVMTAACGLVKGYTGLLLCRMGVGLGESTLTPAAYSVISDSVSPRRLGLAIGVYSMGVYIGAGLALIIGGAVIARLPVDTMILPLLGEMRPWQVVFVAVGLPGLVVALLMMTVREPMRRHDESFAVKIPLSQVFHYLREHRFAFTSLILCQSFAAMSSYTLNAWAPSFFIRSYGWSAAQTGHAYGITIVVSGMLGVVSGGFLGDHLVAKGFVGGRMSLMGAAMICAIPFAASAPLMANPHAALLMLGVITFLITLAIGTGPTALQELLPNRMRGTVNAMAVLTVNLIGLGLGPTIVALLTDYVFADPLKLRDALAWAVPMMMLVAAIFAGLSLKPYARSRSQRLLTQQPVENA